A window of Rubricoccus marinus contains these coding sequences:
- a CDS encoding DUF3320 domain-containing protein: MSRADTIRRELDAARRELLDFGLRNPLLNHRTTKARGLDVHDEIPAQVHRTLVLEGRAMSFLPAPDVSSSESESLGLFRGTAEMEDGEYAGDLSELIGRLAADNDEGGTAARHTDTKLQTPYSPAKLQSRLLASFYTARTIMEEQGVSVLYLALGMLEWYESESASKTRCAPLLLVPVELTRTDVRARFRVKHSGEDVGGNLTLQAKLKGDFGITIPLPDPEEDLDVDSYFAQVADAVSGMPRWRVQADAVHLGFFQFGKLLMYNDLDTGVWPADADPAEHEVVGALLSDGFSAPTGRFADDERLDTHVHPDDVHQVVDADSSQTLALLDVQQGNHLVIQGPPGTGKSQTITNVIAEAVGQGKTVLFVAEKMAALDVVKRRLDGVELGGACLELHSHKTNKKDLLADLQGTLRLGEPRADVLGTDFAVLVDARDQLNAYADAVNGAVGETGVSPFVAYGCLLELAERWERFSPPPTTDPSMLAWSRADFERRLARMEAMQALLATMGRPMDHPFWGSASAAVLPSDHARIVDAARVAGEATDALSVVAKRLAGTLGLVAGTPDDVGVLVRAARRALSAPDLRGVRVDAAEWHARRADVRSLIGVGAAYADVRSEYESDLIPEAWGADLLETRQHLAAHGEKWYRVFVGDWRRAKATLAGLAMGPLPKAANERLAMVDAVLKSQRLRKEVDAYGSLGAGLFGLQWQGAESDWAVLGRVAEWMGALHGDVESGRVPRGLIAFLSGGPDLAGLEPLVDEAEAALSRFAKAFGAAAGMIKFVPERRFGEGATINGQPFDALEDLADGWADNVERFQDLVTFGHLANEFLDDDLALFVGVASEWPDAGTHLVPAFEQVWFSTILDEAYATRPALAGFNGALHTEAARRFIDRDQVSLLHNRARLALGHWENLPRHGHAGGAAGQLGVLQREFSKKRRHMPIRKLMTEAGRAIQAIKPVFMMSPMSIAAYIPPGTVEFDLVVFDEASQVKPVDAFGALLRGKQAVVVGDSKQLPPTSFFDTVVGDGDADDASDTADVESVLELFKSKQAPERMLRWHYRSRHESLIAVSNKEFYENRLVTFPSPDASGAELGLSYHYLPNARYDKGGRRTNRDEARAVARAVAAHAASTPELSLMVATFSQAQQKEIRDQVEILSAQDPALNAFVNDSERLERFDVKNLENVQGDERDTVFISVGYGRDQNGAIAMNFGPLNREGGERRLNVLISRARRRCEVFTNLRADDIDLNRTESRGVAAFKRYLQFAATGQLEMAEPTGRAMDSPFEEAVARALRGLGYRIEPQVGVGSFRIDLAVVDPDAPGRYVIGIECDGATYHSALTARDRDRIRQSVLEGLGWRIHRIWSTDWFRSPEDELRRAVAAIERAKAGSALPDPTPKAPTLQLTRADEVPEPEAPSPTQPYVKGRANRHAGPLHEVPAYVLAKDVADVVAVESPVHQDEVARRIMEASGVGRMGSRIRKAVEQAARRAAADGRVERVGEFLCMPGQQPADVPVRDRSALPTASRSFDVIAPAEVRAAVSQIITTSFGIAAEDLAPEVCRLFGFGQTSAQMRAAVDDVLTDMQAAGTVSERQGTLTLNSLDSTDYQALL, encoded by the coding sequence ATGAGCCGTGCCGATACGATACGCCGGGAGCTAGACGCGGCTCGGCGCGAGCTTCTGGACTTCGGACTTCGAAATCCCCTCCTCAACCACCGCACCACGAAGGCCAGGGGACTAGACGTGCACGACGAGATACCGGCCCAGGTGCACCGGACCCTCGTCTTGGAGGGGAGGGCGATGTCTTTCCTGCCCGCGCCCGACGTGTCCAGTTCTGAGTCGGAATCGCTGGGCCTCTTCAGGGGGACGGCCGAGATGGAAGATGGGGAGTACGCTGGCGACCTCTCGGAGCTCATCGGCCGCTTAGCCGCCGACAACGACGAAGGTGGCACCGCTGCGCGCCACACCGACACCAAGCTGCAGACCCCTTACTCGCCCGCGAAGCTCCAGAGCAGGCTCCTGGCGTCTTTCTACACGGCCCGGACGATCATGGAGGAGCAGGGGGTCAGCGTGCTCTACTTGGCGCTCGGGATGCTGGAGTGGTATGAGTCCGAGTCGGCGAGTAAGACGCGCTGTGCCCCGTTGCTGCTCGTACCGGTCGAACTCACGAGGACGGATGTGCGGGCCCGGTTCCGGGTGAAGCACAGCGGCGAGGACGTCGGAGGTAACCTCACCCTGCAAGCGAAGCTCAAGGGAGACTTCGGCATCACGATTCCGCTGCCCGATCCCGAGGAGGATCTAGACGTCGACTCCTACTTTGCACAGGTGGCCGATGCTGTATCGGGGATGCCGCGGTGGCGGGTCCAGGCGGACGCGGTCCACCTCGGGTTCTTCCAGTTCGGGAAGCTCCTTATGTACAACGACCTCGATACCGGGGTGTGGCCCGCCGACGCGGATCCCGCCGAACACGAGGTGGTGGGCGCCCTCCTGAGCGACGGGTTCTCAGCTCCGACCGGGCGTTTCGCCGACGACGAGCGTCTGGACACGCACGTCCACCCGGACGACGTGCACCAAGTCGTCGACGCCGACAGCTCCCAGACGCTCGCTCTCCTCGACGTACAGCAGGGGAATCATCTGGTCATCCAGGGCCCTCCGGGTACGGGGAAGAGCCAGACGATCACGAACGTGATCGCCGAGGCGGTTGGTCAAGGGAAGACCGTGCTGTTCGTAGCCGAGAAGATGGCCGCGCTCGACGTTGTCAAACGCCGGCTCGACGGCGTCGAACTCGGAGGTGCCTGCCTTGAGCTGCACAGCCACAAGACGAACAAGAAGGACCTCCTCGCTGACCTTCAGGGTACGCTGAGGCTTGGCGAGCCCCGCGCCGACGTGTTGGGGACCGACTTCGCCGTTCTCGTCGACGCTCGCGACCAGTTGAACGCGTATGCCGACGCCGTCAACGGCGCGGTAGGCGAGACCGGCGTCTCCCCGTTCGTCGCGTACGGGTGCCTGCTCGAACTCGCCGAGAGGTGGGAGCGGTTCAGCCCTCCGCCCACGACCGACCCCTCCATGCTGGCGTGGAGCCGAGCGGACTTCGAACGCCGGCTCGCGCGTATGGAGGCGATGCAGGCGCTCCTCGCTACGATGGGCCGCCCGATGGACCACCCGTTCTGGGGGAGCGCCAGCGCTGCTGTCTTGCCGTCAGATCATGCGCGGATCGTCGACGCGGCGCGCGTAGCGGGGGAGGCAACGGATGCGCTGAGCGTCGTCGCGAAGCGGCTCGCAGGAACGTTGGGCTTGGTCGCCGGCACCCCGGACGATGTCGGGGTCCTTGTCCGGGCCGCGCGCCGCGCCCTCTCGGCTCCCGACCTCCGTGGAGTGCGCGTCGACGCGGCGGAGTGGCACGCCCGCCGCGCCGATGTCCGGTCGTTGATCGGCGTCGGGGCCGCGTACGCAGACGTCCGGTCCGAGTACGAGTCTGATCTCATCCCGGAGGCGTGGGGAGCCGACCTGCTGGAGACCCGACAGCACTTGGCAGCACACGGCGAGAAGTGGTACCGCGTCTTCGTCGGAGACTGGCGTAGGGCAAAGGCCACGCTCGCCGGCCTCGCGATGGGACCGCTCCCGAAAGCGGCGAACGAGCGGCTCGCCATGGTCGACGCGGTGCTCAAGTCCCAGCGGCTGAGAAAGGAGGTCGACGCGTACGGGTCTCTCGGTGCCGGGTTGTTCGGCCTCCAATGGCAGGGGGCTGAGTCCGATTGGGCGGTCCTGGGAAGGGTGGCGGAGTGGATGGGCGCGCTGCATGGGGACGTGGAGTCGGGGCGGGTCCCGCGTGGCCTCATCGCGTTCCTCTCGGGAGGCCCCGACCTCGCCGGACTCGAACCTCTCGTCGACGAGGCCGAGGCCGCGCTGTCGCGTTTCGCGAAGGCGTTCGGAGCGGCCGCGGGCATGATAAAGTTCGTCCCGGAGAGACGCTTTGGCGAGGGCGCGACGATCAATGGGCAACCGTTCGACGCGTTGGAAGACCTCGCCGACGGCTGGGCCGACAACGTCGAGCGGTTCCAAGACCTCGTGACGTTCGGCCACCTCGCGAACGAGTTCCTCGACGACGACCTGGCGTTGTTCGTGGGAGTCGCCTCCGAGTGGCCGGACGCGGGGACCCACTTGGTTCCCGCCTTTGAGCAGGTCTGGTTCAGCACGATCCTCGACGAGGCGTACGCGACGCGGCCCGCGCTCGCCGGGTTCAACGGCGCGCTGCATACGGAGGCCGCGCGGCGCTTCATCGACAGGGATCAGGTCTCTCTGCTCCACAACCGCGCACGCCTCGCGTTGGGCCATTGGGAGAACCTGCCGCGCCACGGGCACGCGGGTGGAGCAGCCGGGCAGCTCGGTGTGCTCCAGCGGGAGTTCTCGAAGAAGCGGCGCCACATGCCGATTCGCAAGCTCATGACCGAGGCGGGCCGCGCGATCCAGGCCATCAAGCCGGTGTTCATGATGAGCCCGATGTCGATCGCGGCCTACATCCCCCCGGGGACCGTCGAGTTCGACCTCGTCGTGTTCGACGAAGCCAGCCAAGTGAAGCCCGTGGACGCGTTCGGTGCGCTCCTACGGGGGAAGCAGGCCGTGGTGGTCGGCGACAGCAAGCAACTCCCGCCGACGAGCTTCTTCGACACCGTCGTCGGCGACGGCGACGCCGACGACGCCTCGGACACAGCGGACGTCGAGAGCGTGCTGGAACTGTTCAAGTCGAAGCAGGCGCCGGAGCGGATGCTCCGCTGGCATTACCGGAGCCGCCACGAGTCGCTCATCGCCGTCTCCAACAAGGAGTTCTACGAGAACCGCCTGGTCACCTTCCCGAGCCCCGACGCCTCGGGCGCTGAGCTCGGGTTGTCTTATCACTACCTCCCGAACGCGCGCTACGACAAAGGCGGGCGCCGGACGAACAGGGACGAGGCCCGCGCTGTGGCTCGCGCCGTCGCCGCCCACGCCGCTTCGACGCCGGAGCTGTCGCTCATGGTGGCGACGTTCAGCCAAGCGCAGCAGAAGGAGATACGCGACCAAGTCGAGATCCTGAGCGCCCAGGACCCCGCGCTGAACGCTTTCGTGAACGACTCCGAGCGCTTGGAGCGGTTCGACGTCAAGAACTTGGAGAACGTCCAGGGCGACGAGCGGGACACCGTCTTCATCAGCGTCGGGTACGGCCGGGATCAGAACGGCGCCATCGCGATGAACTTCGGCCCGCTCAACCGCGAGGGAGGGGAGAGGAGGCTCAACGTGCTCATCTCCCGCGCGCGCCGCCGGTGCGAGGTGTTCACCAACCTCCGGGCCGACGACATCGACCTGAACCGGACCGAGTCGCGGGGTGTGGCGGCGTTCAAGCGGTACCTCCAGTTCGCAGCGACGGGCCAGCTCGAGATGGCCGAGCCGACGGGCCGGGCCATGGACTCACCGTTCGAGGAGGCGGTCGCACGGGCGCTTCGTGGCCTCGGGTACCGGATCGAGCCGCAGGTCGGCGTCGGGTCGTTCCGGATCGACCTGGCGGTCGTCGACCCCGACGCGCCGGGCCGGTACGTGATCGGCATCGAGTGCGACGGGGCCACGTACCACAGCGCGCTGACCGCGCGCGACCGGGACCGCATCCGGCAGTCCGTCCTAGAAGGTCTGGGCTGGAGGATCCACCGGATTTGGAGCACCGACTGGTTCCGCTCGCCCGAGGACGAACTGCGGCGGGCGGTCGCGGCCATCGAACGGGCGAAGGCCGGCTCAGCCTTGCCAGATCCCACACCGAAAGCGCCGACGCTCCAGCTCACGAGGGCAGACGAGGTCCCCGAGCCGGAGGCGCCGTCGCCGACCCAGCCGTACGTCAAGGGCAGGGCGAACCGCCACGCCGGGCCGCTACACGAGGTGCCCGCGTACGTCCTCGCTAAAGACGTGGCGGACGTGGTGGCCGTCGAGAGCCCCGTCCACCAAGACGAGGTCGCCCGGCGGATCATGGAAGCTAGCGGCGTTGGCCGGATGGGGAGCCGGATCCGCAAGGCGGTCGAGCAGGCCGCGAGGCGGGCCGCCGCGGATGGTCGCGTCGAGAGGGTCGGGGAGTTCCTCTGCATGCCCGGCCAGCAACCGGCAGATGTCCCCGTCCGGGATCGGAGTGCGCTCCCGACCGCGTCGCGGAGCTTCGACGTGATCGCCCCCGCCGAGGTGCGCGCGGCCGTGTCCCAGATCATCACCACCTCGTTCGGCATCGCCGCCGAGGACTTGGCTCCCGAGGTGTGCCGGCTGTTCGGGTTCGGTCAGACGAGCGCCCAGATGCGGGCGGCTGTCGACGACGTCCTCACCGACATGCAGGCGGCCGGTACGGTCTCCGAGCGGCAGGGGACGCTCACGCTCAACTCCCTCGATTCTACTGACTACCAAGCACTCCTTTGA